Part of the Imperialibacter roseus genome, TGATCATTGTGCTGGGAATTGCTTTCGAGCAAGGTCAAAAATTACAGGAAGAAAGCGAACTCACTATCTGATGCCGATTATAGTCAACCTCGATGTAATGATGGCGAAGCGGAAGATCCGTTCCAAAGACCTGGCCGACAGGCTGGGCATCACCGAAGCCAACCTGTCGATACTGAAGACAGGCAAGGCCAAAGCAGTGCGATTTTCTACGCTGGAGGCTATCTGTCAAATACTGGAATGCCAGCCAGGGGATATTTTGGAGTTCAGGGAGGAGGATTAGGGGCATTGCTGAGGTTGTTCTTCAAATCATTCTCCACAAGCGGTAATTGCGAGGCTGCCGATAAATATTACATAAATAACCTAACACCAACAGCCGTGGCAATCTGTTCGAGTTAGCAGTCACCGCTGACAGATTGCCACGTCACAAAAACAATCTGCTGACGTGAAATTTGGACTAGTGACTCGCAATTACCGAAGAATTTGAGCTTGTTCACCCCTTCACCAAATACTTATCCAACCACCCCACCACCAGCTTCCGCATCTCAGGCAGCTCTTCGTGCGGACAATCAAACAGCTCGATGAGGCAATCTTCTTCCCGGCCGTGCTGCTTATACAGCGGCAGCAGGTAATCTCTCACCTTTTCCACTCCAGCGGGTGGTGTCAGCAGGTCCTGCTGGCCATTGAGGCTGAGGTGAGGGCGAGGAACGATCAGTTCGTTGATGGTGCTGGTAGAAAAATGCCGGAGCAACGAAGGCACATAGTAGTAGATGCCATGGCCGCTGAGGTTGCCAATCTTCATCAGCTCATCAAAGTCGGTTAGGCAGCAAAGGTCGAGGCAGGTGGTGATGCGGGTGTCGAGCGCCGCCAGCCACCAGGCTTTGGTAGCGCCCATAGAAAGCCCGAACACGCCCACCCGGCTGGTGTCGGCTTCCGGCCTGGCCAACAGGTAGTCGAGGGCTTTCATTTCGTCCCACAGCATCATGCCAAAAAGGGTTTGCCCTTTCCACAGCATTTCTTTGAAGGTGTCGGCTTCGCCAAACGCTCCATTTTTCAACCGGTTCCTTTCGCCAAAGCACCAGCTGTCAATGGCCAGGGTCATAATGCCTTTTTTTGCATACACCTCGGCATAGGCCGGCATCACAGTTCGCCCGTTGAGCAGTTCTTCTTTCCCTATTTCATAGGTGCCAAAGTGGGCATGACAGTAGAGCATGCAAGGGGCTTTACCTTTCAGGTTGTCGGGTACGAGTAGGATGCCATGTACCTTCTCCAACCCATTGAAGTCGAACTCCAGGTGCTCCAGGGTGTAGCCGTTGCGCTTTTCTTTTTTAACCAGTTGCGGAGGCTTGGGTATATACTGGGTGGGTAAGTCTCCCAACAGCCCAAGCAGTTTTTTGCGCTGACTGGCCTGATGGCTGGTGTAGATTGAGTCTTGGAGAGGCATAGTAAACGTAGGTAATTCAAATGGCAACATGCTGACGACCGAGGCCGCCACTGAGTTTTTAATAAATGTTCTTCGGAATGATCCCATGTGCCTTTATTGTGTGGAGAAAGTTAACGATTTTTGGACGCCTTTTTTATCATAAATGCCGGCAACGGTACATTTTTCGATTCGTTGCCCTTTGCTTTCTCCGACCGGAAATTTTACTTTGAGCCAAGCCACAGGCTTTTGTATCTAACTAACATTTGCGGAGACCCCCTTTATGATAAATCCTGGCCAGCGGCCAAGCACACATGAATTCTTTTTTCGGAGCAGTTTTTTGTCAATAGGCCATCTCCAGCTGCTGAAGCTGACCATGCGCTGGCTATCGATGCTCTGGATGTTGACAGCCTGCCGGTCAGCTGACGAAAAAGTGCAGAAGAAAGAGCTGGCATCTGTTATAGATATCCCTGCATTTATCAAATCTGCCGACCACAAGAGAAATGCTGGAGAGTTTGCTTCGGCTGTTCAGCACTATGACAGTTTACTTGCAGCAGCGTCGCTTACGAAGGAACAAGAAATATACCTGGTCATTAATCGGGAGATGTGCCGTCTGCTGACCACCGATACGCTGACCACCGTGAGTCAGGATCAACTTAGTGATTCAGTCTTGGCCCAACAAACTGTTTCCGGCAAGCTTCTCAAGAGCGTTGTCGACATCAGGAATGGGCGGTCTGCATTAAAAACGCTGCATGAGGCGAGTGCCACGCTTAGGAGAACCGGCTTTGAGGCTAGTTTTGAATACTTCGTAGTGCTGGAGCACCTGGGTTGGTGTCATCAGATGGTGCACGGCGAAACTGATTCATCTTATTTCTATTACAAAAAAGCGCTGGATATGGCGGGCGATTTTGAAGTCCTATCGCCCTTCATTCCACGACTTCTCGTGCAACTTTCGGAAGTGGCCATTACCAACAGGGATATGGTCGCCGCCCTTGGGTATACCGAACAGGGCCTACGCTACCAGCCAGCGAACAGAGACTTGCATGAGTTGCTGACCCTGAAGGCAACGCTCCTGCGGAGATTAGAGAAGTTCGATTCGGCGAATTATTACTACCAGCTTGCCGACGAGAAGATCCAATTGAGTGGAGACACGTCCAGCTTGGCCAAGCTTTTGAGAGAAAGAGCCCTGCATGAAATGATTGTGAATAACGACTCATTGTTCCGCTTCCAAATGATGCGTCTGGAAAGTTTGCCTGCGCACTTTGCAAACAATGCCTCGGTAAGCACCGATCGTTTGTACGGCTTCTATCACTTTTTAAGAGGAGATGCTCAGGCAAGTATCGATGCCTATGAGAGGGCCGTGGCGCATTTTTCCAAACAAAAGCTTCCTGATATTGTGCAGACAACAGAGGCTTATTGGGTACTTGCTTACCTGTACAGGCAGATTGGGGAGTACGAAAAGGCGGAAAAGAATATTTTCGCAGCGATCGTCTATTTTTCACCCTACAAAAACACTCCTTTTTCCTGGGAAGTTCTTGTTTCTCCAGAGGTAGCCAACTGGAGCTTCAATTTCGTTAACTATCAGCAGCTGGCTGAAATAGAGCTACAACGGTTCAGGGACGACCCAGGAGACCGGCAAAACCTAAACCGTTCATTTGAAATATACCAGCTCATTGATTCACTGATGTTCCGACAAATAAGAGCAGTGGAAGAAGACGCCCTGCTGATGTTTTTGCGTATTGGCCGCATGGTTTATTCCGGGGCTATTGAAGCGAGCTTTCATTTGCATCAGCTTACCCAGGACACAGCTTACCTGAACCGGGCGCATTTGTATATGGAAAGGAGCAAAGGGCTTATTACCTATCAGGACTTGCTGGCCAGGAACAATGAATACTTTTCGGAAGTGCCGGAGGAGTTCAGAGCAAAGGAACTTCAACTGAAAGCTCAGATAGCCGCAATGAAGCGAAGCTATGCTTACGATTCAAGGGAAATGACTATGCTACTGCGAAAAGCCGATGACTACTATGCTGATATGCAGGACAAATACCCGGACTATTACAAAGCCAAATATCAGATTAATTCAGATTCGTATGCTCATTATGCTGGCATGGCAGACGCCCGTGAAGCCACCTTTGTGCAGTATTTTGTGGACGACGATTATGTTTATTCCCTAAGTTACGGCGGTGAGGGCCGATTTGAACGGGTAGAGATGGATACGTCTGTTACCACTGCTCTCAAGGTGGTGGGCACGCAGCTTTCGAAGCTGCCCAATCGACAGGATGTGGAGGCAAAAAAGGCCTTTATGGAATCCTCAGCGCAGCTGTACGACAAGTTAATAAGGCCGTTGGGCAAGATCCAAAAGTCTCTACTGGTCATTCCAGACGGGGTGTTGGCTTATCTCCCGTTTGAAGTGCTTACAAAGGAGGTGGCCGTGTCATTTCGGGATGCACCTTATCTGATCAGGACCTGTGAGGTAAACTATGCACCGAGTTTGCAAATTTATTCCCTGAGTCAGCATATGCAGACAAGCCGAACAGATGAAGTTGTTGCTTACTCATTTACCAAAAGCCTGGGTGAACTTTATGCCCTGCCTGGTACAAAAAAGGAAGTGGCGCTCCTGGATAAAATATTTTCGGAGAGTGACATCCTGCTGAGAACAAACGAAGAAATAACCCGACAAAGGTTGATAGATGATCTGGTGTCGGCTGGAGATATTATGCACCTGGGTTTACATGCATCGTCCAGTTTGGCCGATAAATTGGAGAATAAGATTGCCTGCTATTCTTCCTCAGGCCTCGATCAGGATGCCCTGTATGGGTACGAAATTGCACCCTTGTCGATCAGGGCGCATACGGTAGTGCTCACGGCCTGTCAGTCAGCGTTTGGGCCCGTGGTGGAAGGAGAAGGCACCTATAGCCTGGCCAGGGCATTTAAGCAGGCAGGAGTGAGCAATGTGGTAGCGTCTTTGTGGAACCTTTCCGACGGCACCACTTCTACATTGGTTGGAAGCTTTTACAACGCACTGAGTCAGGGAAAAAGCGCTTCAACCAGCCTTTCACTTGCCAAGCGACAATACCTGAAAGAAGCGGACGAGCTTATGGCTCATCCGCATTTTTGGTCTGGGCTTGTTTGCCAGGGGCAGTAGCAAAATTTCCCTACCTGGGTTCGATGTGCGCAGCCCTGGTAATGTAAAGGCCAAGTGTGGGATCGTAGGTGACCGGGGCATCCAGTGCGACGCCGTCTTCTGCAGGGTCATAAGCCCGCCATGCGCCTCTTGGTTCCCCACCCCGGGGAGGTACAGCACCATCGCATACATAGTAGCCAATAGTGAAGTCGGGTAGTATGAATGGATAGAAGCGCATGTTATTGAAAGTAAAGTATTCTTTGGATACCCCCGCTCCATTGCCTGCTTTTGCCAGCACTCGTTTTGGGCAACCAAAAGGCCCGAAAATCCGCTTGTCCTCAAAAAACTCTTTCAGGTAGCCAGCGCTGTCGCCCATGTTCACAAGAAAGAGGCCGTGCATGTCGACTCGTTTTCCGTTGACAACACGAGCCTCTTCAAAGTAGGCAGGTATGGTCATTGAAGCGAGAGCAAAATTGGAATCAACGCAGTTTACCTGATAAGAAAAACCATATACCGACAGCCCAGCCAGGTTGTACTCGTGGATGTCGTAAGCTGGGATCATTGATGTGGATTCAGTAACAGAAATAGCAGTTGACTTGGGGGGCAGCGATGTGAAATCATCCTTTTTTGCGTAAAGCTTAATAGTTGACATAATGATTAGTGTTAGTTTCTGCTCAAGGTAAGGAATATGCAACGCCTGGGGAATACTTACTTTTAAGGAAAGTGACTTCTGCTCGAAACTGATATATTTTGTGTTGTTCAGGCTGGTGGCCTGGTGAACAAATGCGTGAAGTGATGGTTATTGTGGAGTGGAACGATCAAACTACTCGTCATGCATACTATTTTATCACATTTCAAACGTTTGTTTGAATAATCTTGCTATATTTCGTTCTCGATTTGAACCAAATAAACTACACGTTATGAAAATGAACTTTATTAAATGGGCGAAGATATTTAGCCTGCCAGCCATGGCGCTTGGTCTCCTTGTTTTCACCGGTTGCGGTGGCGATGATGAGGAAGAAGTACCAACAATGGACATTGTAGAGCTTATTAGCTCTGATAAATACAAGCAAGCTTCCGGGGCTGCTGAAGGGGAGTCGCTAGATTCTCTTGTAAAGTATCTGGGTGTATATCCTGATCTGGTTGAGTTGCTGGGCGGCTCTACTGAATACACGCTTTTTGCACCAAGTAACTCTGCTTTCAAAAGCCTTCTTGCTACGCCAGGGTTTCCAGAAGACATTACTGACATTAACCCTGAAATTGTAAAAGGTGTATTGTCTTACCATGTTGTGTCCGGCACCAAGCTGAAAGCTGATTTGACTGCAGGCACCTCAGTGACCACAGCAGAAACAGAGGCAATTGTTGTGAATGCCGACGGTACTCTGAAAACAGGCTCAACCAACCAGGCTATTGAGATCGTCTCGGCTGACTTGAAGGCTACCAATGGTGTGGTGCATTTAGTGGCTACGGTATTAATTCCACCATCTGTTGGCACGTCGTTAACTCCTATTTTGGGAACTAATGCAGGAACCATCCTGCTTGGGGCACCTTTCACCACTTTGGCAGCTGGTATTAAGCTTGGCGATGCATATGCTGCAGCGAACAGTAAGCCAACATTGACGTCTATTCTGGCTGGAAGCACTGTTCACACAGTTTTTGCACCCACCAATGCGACTTTTACTGCCGGACAAATTACTGCTAACACATTTACCGGTGAGCAGTGGTATGGCATTATTGCGAATCACGTGGTACTTGGCCAAACTATTGCACCAGCGGATTTGACGACTGGAAAGTCTTTCAATACTGCTGCAGGAGGGAAAATTCTTGTATTTAATAATACTGCTGCTATACCTCCTAAAAACGGTGTCGGAATCTATTTGGACGGCAACGGTTCAGTAGACCTTAACGTTCAGTCAACGTATACTACTTTCGATGCAGAGGTGGCTTTGCCGAACGCAGCAGAAAATAGTAACGGAGTGATTCACGTAATTGCAGGAGTGTTATCACCGTTATAAAACTTGAATCAACATTAGCACAAATAAAAAAGGCCGGATCATCCGGCCTTTTTTATTTTCTCTTATTGATATTCCAACAACAGTGGGACAAAAGCCTCCACATAGGGCACCACACCTGTATAATGGGTGAATCCTTCTAAAGGAGTGAGGGTCAGGACAGACGTTGGCGTTCCATTTTCTATCAGTTTATTGTAACTGTCCACAGAGTTTTGATAGGGTACTGTTACATCTGCCGTGCCATGAAACATATAGGTTTTGGTGGTAGGCGTCCAGTCAGTCAGTCCGTTGTCGTTAAACCCATCTACCAGGTATTGGTAATCTGGGTTGGTATCAATGTTTTCAAGTAAATCAGGCTGTACCAATTCAGAAATAGTATAGCTTAATTCCTCGTTGATTTGTCCGCCGCTTTTGCTCCCGTCGAATAGGTTTGGGATTTTCTCTGCGTAGGCTTCCACAAAGAAATTGGAAAGTGGTTCAGTCCAGCCATAGTACGTTTGATAAGCAAGGGCTACGTAGGCAAGAAAAAACGGATTGTCGTACGTTTCCAGCCCGAAAAAGTACTCCTGCATACCCTTCACGTCATACCCACCAGAAGATGGAAATGACGCCAGCAATTCGAAGCCATCCAATGGATCATTTTCAATCGCCTGTTGTGTTGCCATGGTCGCATAACCTCCCTGAGAATAGCCAGCCAGGAATAGGTGTTCATTGAAGTTGAGGTTATGCTCCTGGGCCAACTGATGTGCCGCTTTTAAATTGTCAATGATGGGAGTTGATGTAGCTTCTTTCACATAGTAGGGGTGAAGAATGTCCTTAGAACTACCGAAGCCTATAAAATCTGGAACTACCGTAATGAACCCAGTACTGGCCAAGGCAGCATAGAGGATAAGAGAACTGTTTTGTACCGAAGAAGCCGAAGGCGCTTCCGAGTGGGAAGCAATGGTGCCGTGCTGGAAGCTTATCATGCCGACAGGTTCCACCGTCGTGGGTATTACTATTAGCCCTGAAGCAGTAATCTCCTGGCCCTTGTATTCGGTTACGTAGGTAACCTTATAGAGTTCTGTATTGTATTTTATGGCCTCTGAAGGGATGTCTATGCCCGAAAAAGCTATAAAACCTTTCAACTCTCCGGCAGGACGGTCAAGAAATAGATTGGCCTCCGTTAGGTTGTTGTACTTTACCGAAGGCCCGCCGTCGTCGTCTTTTTGGCACGAGGTGATGCCGAGTAGTAGAATAAACAGGAAACTGAGCAGATAATTCTTTTTCATAGTCATGGGCTTAAATAAAAAAGGCTGTCGTATCAAAGACAGCCTTTAAGGGCAAATTGTTGTTAGATTAATTCATTAGTTCATCAAAAGTGAGCGACACATAGTAGATAGCGCCAATATTGGGGCCGCCTAAGCTCTGGATATAATAGGTATTGAGAATGTTGGAACCGCCAACTTTCAGCATCGATTTGATATTGGGCAACTTAAAGCTCATTTGCGCATCCACCGTGGTGTAAGCTGGCACCATTCCAAACGCTGGTGCTACGAAAGACGACTGCCATTCGAACTCAGTTTGCCATCTCATGGCCACGTTGAAACCAATAATGTCCGTCAGTTTTCGGTTGGCAAACGACACATTCACTTTGTGCTCAGGTGTGTTGTATTCAGCCAGGAAGTTTTCCGGCACATCGTTCAGCACGTTCCAGCTATGGTTGGCCGAAATGGTATATCCCCTGCTTAAATTGTAGGTAAGCCCAATAGCAGTGCCTTGCGATGTTACGGTCTGATCAATGTTGGTGTAAATCTGGAAAGTATTCAGATCAGTTCCGTTCAGAATTGTGGCGTAGTTGGGTGTGCCTACCAGTTCAGGGCTGGGAGCAGTGGCAGAGGTATACTCTGTCGCTTTTCTTATTCTGATTTGAGAAATAAAATCATCATAGATATTATAATAATAGCCAGCATCGATCAGGAGTTTGTTTTGGATCAATGTTTTATAGCCGATTTCGAACGACTTCACCTGCTCTGGTTTCACTGGATTGAAAGTCGTTACGGGCGTCAGCAGGGCAATGTTGGCCGGGTTGAAGATTGCTGCCGGAGTCGCCCCCTGATTGAATACCGCTGTGCCGTAGTTCTGAACTGAAAAGCCTTCATAACCCAGTGGAACTCCAGTGCTTGACACTTCGGTAAGGTTGTACTTCTCAGCATATCTTGGAAGCCCCCCCAGCAGCCTGGCACTGATGATGCTAAGGTCGATGTGCTGGCCTTGTGTGGTGGGTATTCTAAATCCGGTTTGGAACGACGCCCGCAGGTTGTGGTTTTCTTTGACCTTCCAAACCGCTGAAAGCCTTGGGTTCACCCGTCCTTTGAAGTTCTGGTTTTTATCGTAGCGAACAGAGCCTGATAGTTTCACTTTGCGGTCGCCTATCCACTTGCCAAACTGTGTGTAGATACCCTGTTCTGCAATGGTGATGGGCGCATCTGCATCGTCAAAAATCGTTCCGCCGGAGTTGAGCTCATACAACCTGTAGCTGGCTCCAACTTGCAGTTCCATGAAGTCGATCTCATTTTTGAAGTCGTACTGACCTTCTGCATGATACAAGTTTGTACGGTCGTTGAATCCCGGACCTTTTGGAACCACACCAACTAAAGCCCTTTTCTTTATGTCCTGAAATTCCTTCGAATTGGGGTCAAGTACAAACAGGTCATTGAAAACACCTCTTGCGTAGGCATGGCCCGCCTGCTGCACCTGAATTCTTTCGGCATCAGATAGTGCATTGACGTCGCCCGGAGCGTAACCCGAATTGTACAGATATCTAAGGTATTCTATACCGTAATTGCCCAAAGCGCTCGAAACGTCAAAGTTAGGATTGACCCTTGCAGCGGCCAGGTCGTTGACCCTCTTGGCCAAAAACTCCGTGATATATGAATCTCCTGAGTTCTCTCTGGTTGTGTAAGCACGCACATAGAAATTATCACCTCTCAGCTGCAGCCGGTGTTGCATAATGCCGAAGTTGTTTAGAGAATACCTTTGAGCGCCGGTGTAGATACTAGTGCCCCAACCTCCGTTGAAGAGGTAACTCAATTCCATTCTATCGTTGGGGCGATAAAAAAGCCCCACGCTTGCTTTCTTGTTTTCAGCGCCGTAATCAATGAGATCAACCTCCTTGTATGGGGTGACTGAAACTACGTTGCTCGGAAGATCGCCAGCGGCGGCGTAGGTCTGGGCGGAAACACCCGGCTCAAATACGGCGTTTCTGGCCAGCACATTCCAGTTGGCGCTGAGAGGGAAAATAGCGAGGTTGATGGAAGCCTCATCGCCCATATAGTGCAGCCTGTCCGACCCTGGGTTAGAGCTGAAACCTTCAGGCGTCCTGGCTATTTCCCGGTCTACATCGCTGGTGCCGTGCCAGTCCTCAGCCTTGCTGTAGGCGAGGTTTACTTTGAAGGCGAACTTGTTATTGAATGACTTGGCGTAACGAAGGGCGCCTTCGTAAAGGGGAGCGGCATCATGACCTGATTTTTCTCCGCCTCCCACATGGTTAATACCCACTTTTGAGAAGGCACTCACGCCCTGGTATTCAAAGGGACTTTTACTGTTAACCAGTAGAATCCCGTTAAAAGCATTGGGGCCATATAGTGCAGACGAAGCACCCGGAATCAGTTCCACACTTTCTACATCCAGTTCTGATGGGCCATTTAAGTTGCCAATTGGAAAATTGAGAGCAGGAGCCTGCGTATCCATCCCGTCTGTAAGCTGCACAAATCTGGTGTTGCCGGTGTTGGCAAACCCTCTGGTATTGATGATTTGGAAGTTGATACTACTGCTGGTAACGTCGACTCCCTTTAGTGACGCAATGCCTTTGTAGTAATTGTCAGCAGCGGTGGACTGCACTGCCAGGATGTCCATCTTCTCGATAGATACCGGCGACTCAAGGATACTCTCTTCCACCCTGGAGGCTGAAATGACTACCTCCTGCCCGAGCATCGTTTGCTCCTGCATCTTGATGTCAATATTGCTCATGGCGGCATTGCTCACCACAAACTCCTGTGTGGTATACCCTATGTAGGATATTTGAAGCGTGAAAGGAGGCGCATCGCTGACGCTGAGTTTGAAGTTCCCATTGATGTCGGTTACAGTACCCAACACCTTGCCCTTCACAAGGATGTTGACTCCGGCAAGTCCGTCGCCATTGGCAGCATCAGTTATTTTGCCCGAAATGCTGGTTTGAGCTATCGCCGTTGACGCAGCGAATAAAAGTAGAAATAGTAAGTTTAAGCAAGTAGATATCTTCTTCATAGGGTCATTTTTAAGCTAATCCTTAAATCTAAATCTTTTTTTGAGAATTTGGCAAAGTGATTCTCTGTATGGGATATTTAAATAAGGTCTAATCAGGAGGCTTGTTTTGGCTGGTAATAATAAAGATATAACTATTGCATATACTTGAGCCATCGACGGGGCAAAATGTGACACATGGATTGCCTCTTGATAGGTATTTGCCTTATCTTATGAGCTCATTAAACACCCTTTTGCCATGAAAGCCCTTGTGCTGGAAGCCTACAATCAATTTACGTATAAGGAAGTGCCCGACCCGAAGATCGCCGACAACGAAGTGCTGGTGAGAGTTAAAGCCGCCGGGATATGCGGCAGCGATGTTCATGGTATGGATGGCAGCTCCGGTAGAAGGCTTCCACCCGTTATTATGGGGCATGAGGCTGCCGGTGAAATAGCAGCAGTGGGGAGCAATGTGGCCAACTGGAAGGCGGGGGACAGGGTTACTTTCGATTCTACCATTTTTAAGAAAGATGACTGGTTTACACGACAAGGTCATTACCAGCTCAGTGATGGTAAAATGGTGGTGGGCGTGTCTACACCGGACTTCCGAAAAGATGGTGCCTTTGCAGAATATGTGGTATTGCCCGAGCACATTCTTTATAAGCTTCCAGATGCCATTTCTTACACACAGGCCGCTTTTGTGGAACCAGCGGGGGTAGCGCTTCATGGCATTGAAATTACCCAACCCTCCATGACGGATATTGTGGTGGTGGTGGGAGTAGGCATGGTGGGCTCGTTTGTGCTTCAGCTACTAAAAATCAGAGGCTGCCGGAAAGTGATTGCCGTGGACATCGACGACTTTAAGCTGGACCTTGCCAGAAAGCTGGGTGCCGACCACGCCTTTCTGCCGGACGACCCGAAGTTGATGGAGACGGTGAAAGCCTTGACCGACGGACGTGGGGCTGATGTAGTGTTTGAGGTGGTGGGAGAGGAGGACAGTGTGAATACCTGTATCTCTGCTGTTCGCAAAGGAGGCAAAGTGACATTGATTGGCAATGTAACTCCAACGATCAATTTTCCTGTGCAGTCGGTAGTTACCCGGGAAATAAGAGTGCAGGGATCGTGCGCCATTAATGGCGAATATCCTGCGGTGCTGGATTTGATTGCAACCGGTCGCCTGGACGTAACAAGTATTTTGTCGGCGGAGGTACCGTTATCCGAAGGTGCCGCCTGGTTTGATCGATTGTATAACAAAGAAAAAGGCCTCATGAAAGTGATGCTAAAGCCTTAAGAAAAAATGGAGAAAATTAGAGTAGGAGTAGTTGGAAGTGGAAAAGCCGCAGGCATGCATGCCGATGGCATTGTCAATATCAAAAATGCCAGTCTCGTGGCGGTGCAAAGCCGAAGCAAGGAAAGAGGAGAGGCTTTTGCCGGGAAGTATGGGGCCAAGGCCTATCAGGATATTGCCGACATGGTTTCGGCTGAAAAGCTGGATATGGTTACGGTCTGTTCACCCCATCCTAACCACCTTGAGGCGGTGGAAGCGGCTATGAGCCAGGGTGCGCACGTGCTGGTGGAAAAACCTCTGGCCTCCACGCTGGAAGACTGCGACGCCATGATTGCCGCCTCAAAGAAATACGGAAAGAAGCTGGGCATGGTAAGCCAGCGGCGTATTTTGCCAGCTTCGCAAAGGATTAGAAAGGCGATTGACGCCGGGAAGGTTGGCAGCCCTGCGCTGGGAATAGCCCAGCTGCTTGGCTGGCGTGGAGAAGACTACTATAAAAGCGACCCCTGGCGAGGTAGCTGGGAGCACGAAGGAGGCGGTGTGCTGGTGAACCAAGCCCCGCACCAAATCGATCTGCTGCAATGGTATATGGGTGGAGAAATGGAATCTTTGTATGGCGTATGGAACAATATCAATCACCCCTACATTGAAGTGGACGACACTGCGGTGGCGATCATTAAGTTCAAAGGAGGTGGTATCGCCAACCTCATTTTGAGCAACTCTCAGAAGCCGGGGCTTTACGGAAAAGTACATATCCACGGCTCCAATGGCGCATCTGTAGGTGTGCAAACCGACGGAGGAGCGATGTTCATTGCAGGTATCTCAAAAGTACAAGAGCCGCCCAAAACCGACCTTTGGACCGTGCCAGGGGAAGAAGGCCTGGTGGCGCAGTGGGAAAAAGAAGACGTCGACTTGTTTCACAGAGAGGATCCCATTGAATACTTCATAAGGGCCCAGAACCAGGACTTCGTGGATGCGATCATCAATGACAGGCCGCCGATGGTAGATGGAAAAGAGGGTAGAAAAACTGTCGAGATATTCACGGCCATCTACCGCTCAATGAAAGAGGGGAAAGAGATTAAATGGCCTTTAATCTGAGATGCTCAATTGTCCGGTTCTGAGTCGACTATTTGTTTCAAGTGGTCGTTCAGTTCAGGTATCCTGTTTATGATGACGTCCCAAACGATTTCATAGTCTACGCCGAAATAATCATGGATCAATTTATCTCTCATTTGAGCCATT contains:
- a CDS encoding helix-turn-helix domain-containing protein, with amino-acid sequence MPIIVNLDVMMAKRKIRSKDLADRLGITEANLSILKTGKAKAVRFSTLEAICQILECQPGDILEFREED
- a CDS encoding dienelactone hydrolase family protein; protein product: MPLQDSIYTSHQASQRKKLLGLLGDLPTQYIPKPPQLVKKEKRNGYTLEHLEFDFNGLEKVHGILLVPDNLKGKAPCMLYCHAHFGTYEIGKEELLNGRTVMPAYAEVYAKKGIMTLAIDSWCFGERNRLKNGAFGEADTFKEMLWKGQTLFGMMLWDEMKALDYLLARPEADTSRVGVFGLSMGATKAWWLAALDTRITTCLDLCCLTDFDELMKIGNLSGHGIYYYVPSLLRHFSTSTINELIVPRPHLSLNGQQDLLTPPAGVEKVRDYLLPLYKQHGREEDCLIELFDCPHEELPEMRKLVVGWLDKYLVKG
- a CDS encoding CHAT domain-containing protein; translated protein: MRWLSMLWMLTACRSADEKVQKKELASVIDIPAFIKSADHKRNAGEFASAVQHYDSLLAAASLTKEQEIYLVINREMCRLLTTDTLTTVSQDQLSDSVLAQQTVSGKLLKSVVDIRNGRSALKTLHEASATLRRTGFEASFEYFVVLEHLGWCHQMVHGETDSSYFYYKKALDMAGDFEVLSPFIPRLLVQLSEVAITNRDMVAALGYTEQGLRYQPANRDLHELLTLKATLLRRLEKFDSANYYYQLADEKIQLSGDTSSLAKLLRERALHEMIVNNDSLFRFQMMRLESLPAHFANNASVSTDRLYGFYHFLRGDAQASIDAYERAVAHFSKQKLPDIVQTTEAYWVLAYLYRQIGEYEKAEKNIFAAIVYFSPYKNTPFSWEVLVSPEVANWSFNFVNYQQLAEIELQRFRDDPGDRQNLNRSFEIYQLIDSLMFRQIRAVEEDALLMFLRIGRMVYSGAIEASFHLHQLTQDTAYLNRAHLYMERSKGLITYQDLLARNNEYFSEVPEEFRAKELQLKAQIAAMKRSYAYDSREMTMLLRKADDYYADMQDKYPDYYKAKYQINSDSYAHYAGMADAREATFVQYFVDDDYVYSLSYGGEGRFERVEMDTSVTTALKVVGTQLSKLPNRQDVEAKKAFMESSAQLYDKLIRPLGKIQKSLLVIPDGVLAYLPFEVLTKEVAVSFRDAPYLIRTCEVNYAPSLQIYSLSQHMQTSRTDEVVAYSFTKSLGELYALPGTKKEVALLDKIFSESDILLRTNEEITRQRLIDDLVSAGDIMHLGLHASSSLADKLENKIACYSSSGLDQDALYGYEIAPLSIRAHTVVLTACQSAFGPVVEGEGTYSLARAFKQAGVSNVVASLWNLSDGTTSTLVGSFYNALSQGKSASTSLSLAKRQYLKEADELMAHPHFWSGLVCQGQ
- a CDS encoding fasciclin domain-containing protein — encoded protein: MKMNFIKWAKIFSLPAMALGLLVFTGCGGDDEEEVPTMDIVELISSDKYKQASGAAEGESLDSLVKYLGVYPDLVELLGGSTEYTLFAPSNSAFKSLLATPGFPEDITDINPEIVKGVLSYHVVSGTKLKADLTAGTSVTTAETEAIVVNADGTLKTGSTNQAIEIVSADLKATNGVVHLVATVLIPPSVGTSLTPILGTNAGTILLGAPFTTLAAGIKLGDAYAAANSKPTLTSILAGSTVHTVFAPTNATFTAGQITANTFTGEQWYGIIANHVVLGQTIAPADLTTGKSFNTAAGGKILVFNNTAAIPPKNGVGIYLDGNGSVDLNVQSTYTTFDAEVALPNAAENSNGVIHVIAGVLSPL
- a CDS encoding alpha/beta hydrolase family protein — protein: MKKNYLLSFLFILLLGITSCQKDDDGGPSVKYNNLTEANLFLDRPAGELKGFIAFSGIDIPSEAIKYNTELYKVTYVTEYKGQEITASGLIVIPTTVEPVGMISFQHGTIASHSEAPSASSVQNSSLILYAALASTGFITVVPDFIGFGSSKDILHPYYVKEATSTPIIDNLKAAHQLAQEHNLNFNEHLFLAGYSQGGYATMATQQAIENDPLDGFELLASFPSSGGYDVKGMQEYFFGLETYDNPFFLAYVALAYQTYYGWTEPLSNFFVEAYAEKIPNLFDGSKSGGQINEELSYTISELVQPDLLENIDTNPDYQYLVDGFNDNGLTDWTPTTKTYMFHGTADVTVPYQNSVDSYNKLIENGTPTSVLTLTPLEGFTHYTGVVPYVEAFVPLLLEYQ